The window GAGAGAAAAACCGTTACCATTCCACCTGTTAAAGCTTATGGTGAACGCCAGGAGGAATGGGTTGTCAGCGTCCCAAAAGCTGAGTTCCCTGAAAGTATAGAGCCATCTGTTGGTATGGAACTTCATCTCACCGATGAAGATGATCAGGATATCGAAGTTCTTGTCAAAGAGGTAACAGAGGATGCCATAATCCTTGATGGTAATCCGCCACTTGCTGGCGAGACCCTTACCTTTGATCTTGAGTTGGTGGCCATAGCATAAGCCACTCGCTCAACTGGAAGGTATTGCAATTCGCTGCTGGCAT of the Desulfosediminicola ganghwensis genome contains:
- a CDS encoding FKBP-type peptidyl-prolyl cis-trans isomerase; protein product: MSQAKDGDNVSVHYTGKRHDGSVFDSSVDTEPVVFTLGEGQLIDGFEEAIMGMAIGERKTVTIPPVKAYGERQEEWVVSVPKAEFPESIEPSVGMELHLTDEDDQDIEVLVKEVTEDAIILDGNPPLAGETLTFDLELVAIA